Proteins co-encoded in one Coregonus clupeaformis isolate EN_2021a chromosome 17, ASM2061545v1, whole genome shotgun sequence genomic window:
- the LOC121586181 gene encoding platelet-activating factor acetylhydrolase IB subunit alpha1, giving the protein MSSGDSNPAATPTLCVDIQGDGRWMSLHNHFVSNSKDKEPDVLFVGDSHVQLLHQFEVWRELFSPLHALNFGVGGDATQHVLWRLSNGELAHISPKVVVLWVGTNNHGHTAEQICGGIMAIVQLIKDKLPKAYTLILGVLPRGKMPNPMRERNAQVNKLVQEAVSSLSHASLLNVDPGFVHSDGSISHQDLYDYLHLTPQGYQAVCQPLHTHLKGLLEKQAKDQLMEN; this is encoded by the exons ATGAGCTCAGGAGACTCCAACCCCGCCGCCACACCCACTCTTTGTGTGGACATCCAGGGAGATGGGCGATGGATGTCTTTG CATAACCACTTTGTGTCTAACAGCAAGGACAAGGAACCAGATGTCCTGTTTGTAGGAGACTCTCATGTCCAGCTCTTGCACCAGTTTGAG GTGTGGCGAGAGCTGTTCTCCCCTCTCCATGCTCTCAACTTTGGGGTGGGAGGTGACGCAACACAGCACGTCTTGTGGAGACTGAGCAATGGAGAGTTGGCCCACATCAGCCCAAAG GTAGTGGTGCTGTGGGTGGGAACCAATAATCACGGTCACACTGCCGAACAGATCTGTGGCGGCATCATGGCCATAGTCCAACTCATCAAGGACAAGCTGCCGAAGGCTTACACTCTCATACTG GGAGTGCTGCCCAGGGGTAAGATGCCCAACCCCATGCGGGAGAGGAATGCCCAGGTCAACAAGCTGGTCCAGGAGGCCGTGTCCTCCCTCTCCCACGCCTCCCTCCTCAACGTGGACCCCGGCTTTGTACACTCGGACGGCAGCATCTCCCACCAGGACCTGTATGACTACCTCCACCTCACCCCTCAGGGCTACCAGGCTGTGTGCCAGCCGCTACACACCCACCTCAAGGGCCTGTTGGAGAAACAGGCCAAAGACCAGCTGATGGAGAACTGA
- the LOC121586179 gene encoding uncharacterized protein LOC121586179: MMNHLHGRALTDKQNVLHVFRKHFKSTDKTCSPTNRSTPHCCSSSHTKNTEAQNSQTNKTKRLKTRKERSQVNRGGSKCRSHHHNQHQSGKEKDHCHGCCQSSSRPPPRRDAPFARVFPAGQEHSIITINRLISHHGLFNHEVKSIDIERLLSEQKKLEKLGQHGGRGKTTATLPPLPPSTSLPFSSPVPDSDVAEVAVPNNDKEAPDKGRVERVVAKSSTTVHKRDECRSNSESRLFKCSHRDTQEDLRRKFTSIQVCLEENVASHSNSQESDITPEQRQTHHSGLTSSEGDVVTLSSTESPSRVVRTKSKLPRPVVCETLLSPSGKNENERPPYTRAKVKPTVLTLEQTPKNHEPILPHTQPFRPSPNITVSSFPAGGGSSESSDNQTQQTLPNSVSVVAARLCRSLQLPLLRWRHLVAESREVLLQALQERHGPQLQENLLSVQRRLCFGTGPTTTRAGQGQSTILAGVDADGGWPAAPLDDGFGESMVEQPCLDSQRSAPNKRRREQLCPNRVTPPQPLSGPQHSLDTAAAWNPNPNVEQVGELIGELLRPPSSSHFLMNLQPSGSPSRHHIFAPPPASPWAAQSGPPQPWDDGFDRGSTRESTRVDHFENWRYDPDLSYLNQTDTVRERSSGSFYHEKSRQQYPTGPLEGHRDRHLPQQQDPYNIERRHFGGASSSFSAPTHYPLDSHQLQPFYHFNRPPASPGIPRSHLPDMAYYPPSHMLESSLSPPLPPGSLPAFPSPERWSFPRMRLY, from the exons ATGATGAACCATCTACATGGCAGAGCCTTAACAGACAAGCAGAATGTCCTGCATGTTTTTCGCAAGCACTTCAAGTCTACAGATAAAACCTGTAGCCCAACCAACAGATCCACTCCACACTGCTGCTCTTCAAGTCATACCAAGAACACAGAAGCACAAAACAGCCAGACGAACAAGACCAAACGACTGAAAACACGCAAGGAGAGGAGCCAGGTAAACAGAGGAGGATCTAAATGCAGATCCCACCACCACAACCAGCACCAAAGCGGCAAAGAAAAGGACCACTGTCATGGTTGCTGCCAAAGCAGCTCTCGCCCTCCTCCACGGAGAGATGCCCCATTCGCCCGAGTCTTCCCCGCTGGTCAAGAGCACAGCATCATCACAATCAACCGCCTCATCAGCCACCATGGCCTGTTCAACCACGAGGTAAAGTCCATCGACATTGAGCGCCTGCTGAGTGAGCAGAAGAAGTTGGAGAAGCTTGGGCAGCACGGGGGGCGAGGCAAGACCACTGCTACTCTTCCTCCCCTTCCACCCTCCACTTCccttcctttctcctctcctgtgCCTGATTCAGATGTGGCTGAAGTTGCTGTTCCTAACAATGATAAGGAGGCTCCAGATAAAGGGAGAGTAGAAAGAGTAGTAGCAAAGAGTAGTACTACAGTCCACAAGCGTGATGAGTGTAGGTCTAATTCAGAAAGTAGACTTTTTAAGTGTTCTCACAGGGATACACAGGAGGATTTACGAAGAAAATTCACATCTATTCAGGTTTGTCTGGAGGAGAATGTAGCCAGTCACTCTAACAGCCAGGAGTCTGATATCACACcagaacagagacagacacatcacAGTGGTCTGACATCATCAGAGGGTGACGTAGTTACCCTCTCATCCACAGAGAGTCCCTCACGTGTGGTACGAACCAAGAGCAAGTTGCCGAGGCCTGTAGTATGTGAAACACTGTTGTCACCCAGTGGAAAGAATGAAAATGAGAGACCACCTTACACAAGGGCCAAGGTTAAGCCTACTGTCCTCACCTTGGAGCAGACCCCCAAAAACCATGAACCTattctcccacacacacagccattcaGGCCCAGTCCAAACATCACAGTGTCTTCCTTCCCAGCAGGAGGTGGAAGCAGTGAGAGCTCAGACAACCAGACGCAACAAACACTCCCCAACTCTGTCAGTGTGGTAGCCGCGCGTCTGTGCAGGTCTCTGCAGCTGCCGCTTCTCCGCTGGAGACACCTGGTGGCGGAAAGCAGGGAGGTGCTGCTGCAGGCCCTACAGGAGAGGCATGGACCCCAGCTGCAGGAGAACCTCCTCAGCGTGCAGCGACGTCTCTGCTTCGGTACAGGACCCACCACAACCAGGGCTGGCCAGGGGCAGAGCACGATCCTGGCCGGCGTGGATGCAGATGGAGGCTGGCCTGCAG CTCCATTGGATGATGGTTTTGGAGAGAGCATGGTGGAGCAGCCGTGCCTGGACTCCCAGAGGTCAGCCCCCAacaagaggaggagggagcagcTATGCCCCAACAGAGTGACCCCTCCTCAGCCCCTCAGTGGGCCGCAGCACAGCCTGGACACG GCTGCTGCATGGAACCCCAACCCCAATGTGGAGCAGGTTGGGGAACTGATCGGGGAGCTACTGAGGCCCCCTTCCTCCTCGCACTTCCTCATGAACCTCCAGCCCTCTGGTTCCCCCTCACGCCACCACATCTTTGCCCCCCCTCCTGCCTCACCTTGGGCAGCTCAGTCCGGTCCGCCTCAGCCCTGGGATGACGGATTTGACAGAGGAAGCACGAGAGAGTCAACCAGGGTGGACCACTTTGAGAACTGGAGGTATGACCCAGATTTGAGTTATCTAAACCAGACAGAcactgtgagagagagaagcagtggGTCTTTCTATCATGAGAAGAGTAGGCAGCAGTATCCCACAGGGCCACTAGAGGGACACCGAGACAGACACTTGCCACAGCAGCAAGATCCATACAACATTGAAAGGCGCCATTTTGGTGGTGCTTCCTCATCCTTTTCTGCTCCCACCCACTATCCACTAGACAGTCATCAGCTCCAACCTTTCTATCACTTTAACCGCCCCCCAGCCAGCCCTGGAATCCCCAGGTCCCACCTTCCTGACATGGCCTATTATCCCCCCTCCCACATGCTGGAGAGTAGCCTGTCTCCTCCTCTGCCCCCCGGGTCTCTGCCTGCTTTCCCCAGCCCTGAACGCTGGTCTTTCCCCCGGATGAGACTGTACTGA